DNA sequence from the Paramormyrops kingsleyae isolate MSU_618 chromosome 14, PKINGS_0.4, whole genome shotgun sequence genome:
ATCTCATCACGGCAGAGGGAATGTACGGCCCATACATCTCTCAGCTTTCCAAGTGCTGCTTGGCAACACACTGTACCCAAAGTCTCCATCCCCTGTAGGCGCCAAAGAGAACACAGCGCCCTCTAGCCTTATGGAGGACCGAACTGCATTCCAAAGAGTCTCATTATCCTGTAGCCTGCAGCGCTCATTATTAATATGATGAGAGGTCCAGCACAAGGTGCCCACAGAGATCTCAGTCCGGCAGGCGGTACAGACAGGCCTCCCCCCAGTTCCCGAACGGGACATCAAGACGCACCTGGGGTTGGTCAGGTTGTAACAGGACTTCCAGATCTGCAGCATGTGCTTACAGGTGAGCAGCCCCTCCTCTGGCCCTCGACACAGGCTCTCTAGTTTCACCTTGGTGAACAGCAGCCTGGgaacacacgcacgcacgcacgcacgcacgcacacacacatggtgCCTCAGTGAACGATGTGACAGTTCCAGTCCGTGCTGAGATCACATTGTGTGATCACTTAAACGCTGTTGCGACacagtttacagatgtttgctATCCTGCAGCTCATGTTCTCTTGAATTATTTGCATGAATGATGTTTATTGCTGTTTATCCGACAATTTTGGATGATCTGTCCAAAGATAACTCAATGCTACAGCAACTACTCAACCATATTAATTAGGTTAGATGTGTGAATGCCTTTACTAGATAGCTGCCTTATAGTTAAAGGCAGACCCTTCGATGGCACGGACTGTGGGACGAACAGCGCCTCCTGCCTGCCGGCAGACACACTGCGCTCACATGAAGTTCTCGGGGTACTCGCTGAGGGCCATCTCCACGATGTTGAGAGCGTCGTGGTAGTGCTTCTGGGCAGACAGCAGCAGCGCCAGAAGGTGCAGCGAGTGAACGTCGTCGCCCTGTAGCTGCAGAGCCTGCCGAACGTAGCCCAGCGCCTCTGGGATCTGGAtagggacagacacacagagagataCCATACATACACCAACCACCACACTTTACAGCAACACTCCCCACCACCGAGCCTATTACCCATCTCCATAGAAACCCAGACTAAATGTACGATAAGTTCTGCAAGGCCACGAGTGTCCTTGTGGAGCAGGACATTTTTAACAACCGAGAGGGAACAGCTCCTGAATCATGTGACCTAGAGCCGTACTACAATACCCACAATGCAGGGGGAGTTACAAACGGGCTGCAGTGGACGGCGAGTCAGCAGTGCGCCTCACCTGCCGAGACACGGCCAGCTGCAGGGCCAGGTAGAAGGCAGCCAGGTGATCTGTGGGGGACAGACTCTGGGCCCTGCGGAGGACAGACCAGGGCAAGTGCGTCACATAGCTGTCACACCTAAAAGCTGAACGGCGGGGACAGAGCCGACCCACCTCTGAAACGCACCCAGGGCCTTCTTCTGGTACTCCTCCTGCATCCCGCGCAGTGAGGCTGAAAGACAGGGAAGGAGCTCGGATTAGAGCCAGACGGGCTGCTACACATCAGTCATGCCGTTCAGCCAATCTTATGGCTTTCGGCTGATGACGCGGGCAGTTCCTGGGCTGGGGGGCACTTACCATCCGTAGCCCGCAGGCTATACACCAAGCCGATGGCCAAGTAGCCTTTGGCCCGGAATTCAGACGCTTTCTCTCCCATGTCCACCACCATCTTCGCGAAACGCTCACCCTCTTCCAGCTAGAGGGAGGGCCAGAGCCAGTGTCATCACCAAGCTGGTTGATGAGTGGGACTGCTCTTGGAGCCCGTTTGTTATGCCTCACTAAGGCCAGGCTATGGGTACAGACTAGAGGTGAATCCCAATATGCATTCTTGACCGTAGCTGTGTTCTCTTGTACCCGTTTTACATCATGATCGCCAAAGatcagttccaatactaagaacacaagtacagaggatggtagAAGTTCCcagatgttggtcttgctcctCCCCAAATATCCAGGATACGTCAGTTACCACCTCGCCAAACAAAACCAATCCCATggttcattgtgccccaagttcgttcctggaaggcaagttagcaagaccggtcttgccaagaccacagtCCAAGACCACGGtttttgcgttcttggtattgagattcactTAGCACTGCTGGTCTTGACCTGAAGTACCAAGGGCAAGTCAGGTGACCTGCGGCACTCACCCAGTGCAGGCTGCCGATGCAGAGCTtgacggccagcagggggataGTGGGGTCGTCCGGCTTCAGCCGAATGCACTCCTTCAGCACCTTGACTGCGCGGGCCGACTGGGGGTGCAGAAGAGAGGGCGTGCGGTGATGGCACGGCGTGGTGACGGCACGGCGTGGTGACGGCACGGCGTGCCGCGACTACACAGACCAGCATGCGGACCTACTCACCTTGCCGGCAGCCATCAGGGACAGGGCGAATTGGTACCACAAGTGGAACTCCTCAAAGGCGAATTTCATTGCCCTCTCGAGGCACTGCAGGGAAGCAAGAAGACAGTCAGCCACGGGCACATagagacacagagatacaggCATGCAGAAAGAGCTTCGAGGACAAGCTGACATGAAGCTGGAGccagaatgccccccctcccccccagccagcCCCATCTCACCTCAGAGAGCATCTCGTACTGGCCCCGCCGGCCCAGTGCTATCGTCAGCAGGTCGTACACCACCGACGCACTCTGCAGGCTGATCAGGCGGTCATTGTTGTGCTCTGGGATCCGGCTCAGCACTGCGTCCCGGTTGGCCTGGATAAGGGGCGCAGGAGGGGTGAAACGCATCCCTAATGGTCCAAAGAAACATGCTGACCATCTCCCAGTTGGCCTGGACCAGCATTAGGTATGAACCATGTCCTTATTAATTGGGAGGCAAAAAATATATGTCATAGAGCAGAATGATCAAATGGTCCAAAAGCTCAAGTGCAAGCCTGAAGATAGagcaccccctggtggccaGCAGGACTTACCATGGACTCGCTGATGAGAAGTAGGAGCAGGGCCTCCTCTGTGTTCTCCTGAGGGCAGAACAGGCTGTGGGGGCAGAAAGCAAAGTGTGCTGTCAGCCTTTGGCCCCCTGATTCCCAGATGCAGGTGAGACACCAGCTCCAAACTGCTGCAATCCTGCCAGAACTCACTTTTCCCCAGAGTAGACGCGGGGCCTGCGGCTCAGGCTGTAGTCCCGGGCGAGGGGGCCCTGCCGCAGGGAGTCGTTGAGGGGCGACTGCTGGGGGGGGTCCTCTAGGGGGCTCCAGTAGCTCTGCTCACACATCCCCCTGAGAAGGATCTCGGCCAGCTGCCGGGCGATGGTCTGGAGCGTAGGAGAGGCAGCGTGTTAGACACCACACACCTCGTCCCGATCTTGGTCAGAACTCAGCGGCCCAACCCATGGCTCACCATGCGTAGGTTCTGTGTGGTTCTGGTTTCCACGGCACGGAGGATCTCGCGGAAGCGGCCGACGCCTCGGGTCAGATTGCTGGAAGAAAATGTGCAGAGTAAAAGAAAGGTACTGGACACCCTTCATGATGCACCCTTTGGGACCCACTACACTGGCCTGCAGCTCAGGGGAGACTAAAAAGGAAACATTAGGAAACAGACACCCAATATCCTGGCACCTTCACTTGCATGTCCTGGTGAAATAAACCAGCTCTTTGTCAACTGGAGACAGAACGTTAAGCctaggggatgggggggggagcatcTGACCAAACAGGGGTCAGTGAGCATCATTAACGTGCAGGAAGGCAGTTGGCCAATCAAATGATGGATGCTAACTGAGTGCTGACTGGAATAAAGTCTGATTTTAATTGACTGTTAGCTCTACTGTGAATGATTTTTCCACCCCTCTTAATTGCTAGAGCAATTAAGCCATGGGATTGCTCTTGTTGGCGAGATGCACTGCACTTCTGTTCTTAATATTGGAACTGGTttttcggcaatggaagatgatgtagaACGGCTACACGAGAACACAAGGATGGTCAAGTACAGATACTGATAAACAGCCAAAATGTCCGAAACAAAGTGTTCACAAGGTTAAACGGCCTGGCACTGCTCGGCACTCTCTGACATGCTTGGGGGGAGGTAGGCATCCTCTTACCCGTTTTTGAAGTGAATGACATGAGCCCTCTGAAGACCCGTCTCTAGGAAGTAGCCCAGCTCCTGTTCCTGGGTCACTGGACCGGGCTTTGGGCTGCGGTTCTGCATCCCAGCACTCAAGGCCTGGCGGTGGAGGATGGTACATATTATGAAGTGAAGTGGGGTGTAGACCACCTTCTCCCTGGGTGTTTAATGATCCTAGGCCAGTGCCTGCATGCACTACCCTCATAGGGATGGCGACCTGCCCGTCAAGATTCCACCACTGGCAGAATTTCTGACCGGCGACCATTTAGGGCACAGATGGGATCTAGCCG
Encoded proteins:
- the ttc7b gene encoding tetratricopeptide repeat protein 7B isoform X2, with amino-acid sequence MTARKSGSRLETEIERCRSEGQWDKIPELVRQLSAKLISNDDLGELLLGEAKLLQYLKENPIKPGASPRGARPKLVEVRKHLTAALDRGNLKPDHQQEAQLLMAKLCYVEGDYQEAIGQYSQVTLDDMQLVGAPVYRLSMIAEAHATKGLCLEKLPSASSSISSHGPDRDQEIITCYEKSGDIALLYLQEMEKALSAGMQNRSPKPGPVTQEQELGYFLETGLQRAHVIHFKNGNLTRGVGRFREILRAVETRTTQNLRMTIARQLAEILLRGMCEQSYWSPLEDPPQQSPLNDSLRQGPLARDYSLSRRPRVYSGENLFCPQENTEEALLLLLISESMANRDAVLSRIPEHNNDRLISLQSASVVYDLLTIALGRRGQYEMLSECLERAMKFAFEEFHLWYQFALSLMAAGKSARAVKVLKECIRLKPDDPTIPLLAVKLCIGSLHWLEEGERFAKMVVDMGEKASEFRAKGYLAIGLVYSLRATDASLRGMQEEYQKKALGAFQRAQSLSPTDHLAAFYLALQLAVSRQIPEALGYVRQALQLQGDDVHSLHLLALLLSAQKHYHDALNIVEMALSEYPENFMLLFTKVKLESLCRGPEEGLLTCKHMLQIWKSCYNLTNPSDSGRGSSLLDRAVADRRQLNTMTLPDFSDPETGSVHATSMAASRVEQALSEAASSLQSSAPKQGPLHPWMTLAQIWLHAAEVYISMSKPAEATACTQEAANLFPMSHNVLFMKGQVAELRGSVDEARRWYEEALAISPTHVKTMQRLGLILHQLQRYSLAEKILRDAVQVNSTAHDVWNSLGEVLQAQGNDDAATECFLTALELEASSPIMPFTIIPRAL
- the ttc7b gene encoding tetratricopeptide repeat protein 7B isoform X3 yields the protein MTARKSGSRLETEIERCRSEGQWDKIPELVRQLSAKLISNDDLGELLLGEAKLLQYLKENPIKPGASPRGARPKLVEVRKHLTAALDRGNLKPDHQQEAQLLMAKLCYVEGDYQEAIGQYSQVTLDDMQLVGAPVYRLSMIAEAHATKGLCLEKLPSASSSISSHGPDRDQEIITCYEKSGDIALLYLQEMEKALSAGMQNRSPKPGPVTQEQELGYFLETGLQRAHVIHFKNGNLTRGVGRFREILRAVETRTTQNLRMTIARQLAEILLRGMCEQSYWSPLEDPPQQSPLNDSLRQGPLARDYSLSRRPRVYSGENLFCPQENTEEALLLLLISESMANRDAVLSRIPEHNNDRLISLQSASVVYDLLTIALGRRGQYEMLSECLERAMKFAFEEFHLWYQFALSLMAAGKSARAVKVLKECIRLKPDDPTIPLLAVKLCIGSLHWLEEGERFAKMVVDMGEKASEFRAKGYLAIGLVYSLRATDASLRGMQEEYQKKALGAFQRAQSLSPTDHLAAFYLALQLAVSRQIPEALGYVRQALQLQGDDVHSLHLLALLLSAQKHYHDALNIVEMALSEYPENFMLLFTKVKLESLCRGPEEGLLTCKHMLQIWKSCYNLTNPSDSGRGSSLLDRAVADRRQLNTMTLPDFSDPETGGPVMMALRGRHQRIIITSPL
- the ttc7b gene encoding tetratricopeptide repeat protein 7B isoform X1 — its product is MTARKSGSRLETEIERCRSEGQWDKIPELVRQLSAKLISNDDLGELLLGEAKLLQYLKENPIKPGASPRGARPKLVEVRKHLTAALDRGNLKPDHQQEAQLLMAKLCYVEGDYQEAIGQYSQVTLDDMQLVGAPVYRLSMIAEAHATKGLCLEKLPSASSSISSHGPDRDQEIITCYEKSGDIALLYLQEMEKALSAGMQNRSPKPGPVTQEQELGYFLETGLQRAHVIHFKNGNLTRGVGRFREILRAVETRTTQNLRMTIARQLAEILLRGMCEQSYWSPLEDPPQQSPLNDSLRQGPLARDYSLSRRPRVYSGENLFCPQENTEEALLLLLISESMANRDAVLSRIPEHNNDRLISLQSASVVYDLLTIALGRRGQYEMLSECLERAMKFAFEEFHLWYQFALSLMAAGKSARAVKVLKECIRLKPDDPTIPLLAVKLCIGSLHWLEEGERFAKMVVDMGEKASEFRAKGYLAIGLVYSLRATDASLRGMQEEYQKKALGAFQRAQSLSPTDHLAAFYLALQLAVSRQIPEALGYVRQALQLQGDDVHSLHLLALLLSAQKHYHDALNIVEMALSEYPENFMLLFTKVKLESLCRGPEEGLLTCKHMLQIWKSCYNLTNPSDSGRGSSLLDRAVADRRQLNTMTLPDFSDPETGNPPDDYFHGFYSIFSVCSVHATSMAASRVEQALSEAASSLQSSAPKQGPLHPWMTLAQIWLHAAEVYISMSKPAEATACTQEAANLFPMSHNVLFMKGQVAELRGSVDEARRWYEEALAISPTHVKTMQRLGLILHQLQRYSLAEKILRDAVQVNSTAHDVWNSLGEVLQAQGNDDAATECFLTALELEASSPIMPFTIIPRAL